AGCAGGTGCAGCCCTGCCTCGTTCCGCAGCCGCCGGGCTCGCCGGATCCACCGGGGTGGGAGGGGTTCCGGGTCCGGGCTGTTGCCCTTACTCTCGGGCTTGGACATGGGCTTCTCCTTCATTGGGGATGTTCGGTCTTCTGCAGACGGCTCCCTGTGCCCCAGGGGGCCGTCGCCGTTTCCGGCGACGACTGTGCCGTTGTCCACTCCTTGAGATTTTTGAGGTCTCGTGGGGTGGACGAGAGCAACAAAACCACCTCCGAACATGCTCTGACCAGCGGAAACAGCTAGTTGTCGAAACAAGTCCACCCGAGTTGAAACGACATCAAAGCGAGTTACTGCAAGTCCTCATGACCCCAACACGGGGCATCACATGCCTATATGGGGTGTCATGCCTAGCCAGTACGGGTTTTTACAGGTCGAAGGAGGCCTGGACGTGCCAGAGTTGGCGGATGCCTCAGATGATGCGCATGCCCGGTCCTGACGAACTGCCTCCCGGAACCAGGCGAGCATTCGTGGCAGAGCTGTTCTTCCACTACACCGAAGCCGGCCGTCCTACACTCGCCCGCGTCGCGGCGACCACCCGGTCCATGACCGATGCCTTTCCCGTCAGCCGGGAGACGATCCGTCGGCTTCTGCGCGGAGAGTCGATCGCCAGGTGGGAGCGGGTCGACGCGGTCCTGCGCGCCCTGTGCGAGATGGGCAATCAGGATCCGGACCGCAGGCGATGGCAGGAGCCCGGCGACTGGAACGATGACGGCGATCCGACCACCTGTCGGCAGCACTTGCGTCAGCTCCTCTACGACGACATCGACGAGGTCCAGCCCGAGCTACCTCCCACCCCGTCAGCGGTTCCGCCGTCGCGGTCGTCTGGAGGGTGGGGCGGTACTCCGCCTGCAACGACCGGAGGGTGGGGCGGCACTCCCTCGCAGGCGAATCCGGATGACCCGTGGGCCACCACCCCGCCTTCATCCGCCCCGTCGACGGGCGGGTACGCCGACGAGCCACCCTTCTGATGGTGGCGACCACGCTGGAGCTGCTGTGCGAGGGGCCCCGGCCGGGACGGAGGAGGAACCGGGTGCGCGGCTTCGAGACGGGGCAGACGGTCGTACGGCGCGACGTGTACCGCAGTGGGCGGGTGTGGAGCGAGCAGGCGCTGCGTGTCGTCTCCGACACGGGTGAGGCTCTGGTGACCGCTTGTGTGCCGGGAGCGGAGGCCCGCTGGCCCGCCCTGTATGCCAAGGCCCGTTCCGACGGGGACCGTTCGGTGAGTACGGAGGCGTTCGAGGCGATAGCGGCGGGGGAGTGGGAACTCGAGGACAGGCGGTGGCAGGAAACCGAGCTGCTGCTGTGGAAGCCGCCGACCGCATGGTTCAGCATCAACGCCTTCTACACACTCGCCGGGATGCGGAACTGGTATGTGAACTTCGAACACCCCACCTGTCGCAGGACGGACGGGTTCGACACCTTCGACCTGACCGTGGACCTGGTCGTCGACCCCGACCTGAGCCTGTGGCAGTGGAAGGACGAAGACGAGTACGCGCACGTGCGACGGCTCGGCATCATCACCGACCCCGAGCACCAGGCCGTGGACGACGCCCGCACCCAGGTCCTCGCGATGATCGAGGAGCGCTCCGGTCCCTTCGCGGACGTCGGCACCTGGGGCGACTGGCGCTGGGATCCCACCTGGCCCGCGCCGCGCCTACCTCAACCTGCTCCGAGGCCCGGAGAGAGGGGCGTACCGACAGGGCATTAAACCACTGCACTCGTAGGGGACCGAGGGGTGCGGGGGGTGCGGGGTGCCCGAGCGGGGGCGGCCAGCGGGTCCTGTCCCGCCCGGCCACGGCGGTCAATCAGTCATGGCGGGTTGTCGAGGACGGTGAGTGGAGTTGGGGCAGGCCCGTCCGGGCCGGCCGGTGAAGTCGTGCAGGAGTTCTGGGCGACGACCTGGGTGAGATCGCGGGTCAGCTCGGCACGGTTCCGCACCGGGAGACTGCTCGTCGTCTCCAGAAGCTTGTCCGCGAAGTCGAACTGGCGCCGCGTTCGGTACCGGTGAGCCAGATAGTCGAGGACGGACGGGACCATGTTGGCGCAGACACACAGGACCACAATCGGCCAGGGCATGCCGACGGCGGTGGTGCCCAGGCCGGAGCCGACAGCAGCTATGGGCGTAGGGATCTTCACGCGGTTCTCCGCGATGTGAGAGCGGGCTGGGTGGCGGACACCTGTGGTGGCATCGTCCGCGTGGGGAAGCCGCGCGGACGGCCCGCCCTCACCAGGTGGCGTACCTGTGTGAGGTGTAGAACCAGCGTCGCACAGATATCCCTTGGCATTGCCCCGGCACCCTTTCGACCACGGTGCGAACTGAGCGGCCGTCTCGTGCCGTCGTGCGTAACGGACTTCACCCCCTGGTGCCGGAACGGAGCACGGACAGCAGCGGCCGGAGAGAAAGTTGCGGGCATGCCAGAGGCCCGAACACTTGGCCCGGGCCCCGAAGAGGCAGTTGGTGCCCTACACCAGAGTTATGGGGGAATCGGCGGGTCTTGTGACGCGGCGCTACGTCCAGCGCATGCTGATCGAGGACAACTGTTCGATCCGCTCCTGCGAGAGCGTCGCCGCGCGGGAGCGCTGGTTGCTGATCCAGGCTCCAAGGCGGAACTGCAGTTCCCATCCCTCTTCGGAGAGCACTGTCTCCATGTGCTTGCGGGGGACGATCAGATGGCCTTCACGCTCGTAGTACTGGGTGGCGGCGGCCAGGTTGGCGGTCCACTTGTCGGCCTGGGTACGGCGCGCCTTGGGCTTCTCGTCCTCGGTCGCGGGCTCGATCCCGAGGACCTGCTCACACATCCACTGCTGCACGGCGGTGAGCTTGTCCCAGCCCAGGCGCTGGGCGCGCACCCACCGCCCGAGGTCCTCACCCTGGCGCAGGACGTCACCCGGCTCGGTCGGCAGTACGCCGCCTTCGTCCAGGTGTAGGCGGGTGAGGTGGAAGGCGCGTTGCCATTCCACGGGCCAGGCCGGGCACCACGAGGCGTCGATCTCCTCCAGCTGCTCGCGCCGGTCCTCCGACAGTGCGCCGGCAACTGAACCGACAGGCAGCCCTTCGGCACGCCGCCGTTCGATCTCGGCAGCCTTCCGGGTAGCAGCCCGGGCGTTCTTGAGCCAGATGCCTACCTTCGCGCCCTGGTGGGTGGCGTCCAGCGGGGCCAGGAGGTGCCCGTTCTCGGCAGCCCACCCACGGGCGGCGGACAGACCTTCCTCCCAGGCGACGTCGAAGTGCGACCACACCATGCCCAGCTTCTCCAGCTGCTGGACGCGGTCGGTGTCCATGTCCCCACGGGCGTAGAAACGCCGGGCGTCTGCGATCCACTGCCCCAGGGGGAAGTTGGCCAGCGAGGCCGGCCATCCCGTCGCCACTGCCTCGGGCCCCTTCGGCACCCGGTACGTGAACGGCACCTTCAGATCGCCGGCCTCGCCCGCGTACAGCACGGCGGCCTCGATGCCGCGCCGCCAGTGCTCGTGCTCGGGGTTGAGGACCCGCAGGTTGATGAACGCGGCCAGCGCGGCCGGGTCACGCGGCGTGGAGAACTTCAACAGCGCCTTCGCCGGAGCTGACGGACCACCGGACCCGTTCTCGCCGCCCTGCCTGGCCTTGGCGTCCTTCTGGACGGGCTTGTAGCGGCTCGGGGCCTGCTGCTCAGCGAGCTGCTCCACGATCCGGGCGTCGTGCGCCCGCAGCGCCTCCAGCAGCTTCGCCAGCCCGCCGAACGCCCGGCTCGTGAGCATGTTGTCCGCCGTCTCCCCAGGACCCAGGAGCACCGGCACGACCAAGCTGGCCATCTTGCCCTCGCCCGGCTGCATCCGCAGCGCCCGGCCCACGGCCTGGACCAGATCGGGCATCGAGCCGCGCACGTCGGCGAAGTACACGGAGTCACAGTTCCGGGTGTCGACGCCCTCGCCCAGCACCTTCACCGAGCTGAGGAACGCCTTCTCCGCCACCGTGCCGTCGGTGGCGATGAGGTCGGCGAACTCCCCGAGCACCCGCCGACGGTGCAGCGGCTTGTGATCGCCGCACAGCCAGTCCGCCCACACCGTCGACGGGTACAAC
The DNA window shown above is from Streptomyces sp. NBC_01451 and carries:
- a CDS encoding DUF402 domain-containing protein encodes the protein MGHHPAFIRPVDGRVRRRATLLMVATTLELLCEGPRPGRRRNRVRGFETGQTVVRRDVYRSGRVWSEQALRVVSDTGEALVTACVPGAEARWPALYAKARSDGDRSVSTEAFEAIAAGEWELEDRRWQETELLLWKPPTAWFSINAFYTLAGMRNWYVNFEHPTCRRTDGFDTFDLTVDLVVDPDLSLWQWKDEDEYAHVRRLGIITDPEHQAVDDARTQVLAMIEERSGPFADVGTWGDWRWDPTWPAPRLPQPAPRPGERGVPTGH
- a CDS encoding DEAD/DEAH box helicase; amino-acid sequence: MTVKELRPHQREAVGAVLRALDLPARSLVPEQGLRTQVLMATGSGKTLVATHSAEELHAGRVLVIVPSLDLLAQTEAAWREGGRRGPMIGVSSLRGEEVSFPNTTDVDELVEWTRGLDKVTVYATYASLGLGTLERAHAAGLSAWDLIVVDEAHRCSGRIGKPWAVVHDNQKIPSLRRLYMTATPRVWQLGDEDQDSAPGELVASMEDDPNSPFGSRCFSLTLSEAIDRGICAPYQVVCVDITDTQFQAAMLLGAEGRSDEMRGARLAALQTALVKASAEEAFKRTLTFHHVVKEAEAFSTGVPDVAAQLHDDDPELYPSTVWADWLCGDHKPLHRRRVLGEFADLIATDGTVAEKAFLSSVKVLGEGVDTRNCDSVYFADVRGSMPDLVQAVGRALRMQPGEGKMASLVVPVLLGPGETADNMLTSRAFGGLAKLLEALRAHDARIVEQLAEQQAPSRYKPVQKDAKARQGGENGSGGPSAPAKALLKFSTPRDPAALAAFINLRVLNPEHEHWRRGIEAAVLYAGEAGDLKVPFTYRVPKGPEAVATGWPASLANFPLGQWIADARRFYARGDMDTDRVQQLEKLGMVWSHFDVAWEEGLSAARGWAAENGHLLAPLDATHQGAKVGIWLKNARAATRKAAEIERRRAEGLPVGSVAGALSEDRREQLEEIDASWCPAWPVEWQRAFHLTRLHLDEGGVLPTEPGDVLRQGEDLGRWVRAQRLGWDKLTAVQQWMCEQVLGIEPATEDEKPKARRTQADKWTANLAAATQYYEREGHLIVPRKHMETVLSEEGWELQFRLGAWISNQRSRAATLSQERIEQLSSISMRWT